Proteins found in one Ovis aries strain OAR_USU_Benz2616 breed Rambouillet chromosome 19, ARS-UI_Ramb_v3.0, whole genome shotgun sequence genomic segment:
- the CDHR4 gene encoding cadherin-related family member 4 isoform X1: MVLLRPLVLLLALLVSDLYCLSWFIDVSESQGPGATLQSFSFNCSSYIPTLELLHVQPPTTFFNPPSLTRWQGTYVGKMTLSSSARLDALTVNHYELQLRFTCGNHVTEGRLSVDVQRDPNRDQCSGRFASPAGEIIQVRETVTPGTPLYTLLLPGQGAQMNITSAQDPPYFPGPFSIDGQGQLWAPSQGLKGQAQKVFQLQILVTFGQGRSCRGMLMVKVLPVPSSQVSFPQQAQNITIPENLVPGSKVAQVHAQGFDVRYEIVSPVPCRLFSIGRVDSVVRTTAPLELAQAPDAAVTRLRVKAFEQLRPWDSAELDFRVDVQSVNRWPPRCLPALLVTQIPETTLVGTVVNTFTCTDPDSPGSTLDYQLLFHSPASASSLCLRDRVLEVNDTLDCDVPGTCLQHTASILVLDSGQPLMATKVPVLVMVTPVNEFSPTCVSRTFRVREDARPHTLLGSVVGTDLDYPHNSIEYSTSGGSAPFAVDRLNGEVRLLGPLDYELQKSYRLTVLLTDHSQDQDPTCHRSGSCTITIEVEQDVNDHAPECEPPFQELTVYAHLGRSLEVTTVSCRVAQEPQRLAFSYRIVGGNSQSRFSLQGAVLVHNDLLLGSPWPEQPHTYELLICVADAGPSAPHLSTTATVIVHIVPWRASTGATSTHRTTVPSRMTPLLVTDTEVFWQPEPWFVVVLTVTGALLLLGLGWFLSWLLRRLTQVLQTSSKPTQALLLNSIQGTKGSIEGFVEAPRMETPQAPSSVMSLHHFDGRAQDSREFPFFQTILHLGPLSLQTSSQYLCLPPDIHYLLFP; encoded by the exons ATGGTGCTGCTCAGGCCCCTCGTGCTGCTTCTTGCTCTGCTTGTCTCTG ACCTCTACTGCCTGTCCTGGTTCATAGATGTCTCTGAGAGCCAGGGACCTGGAGCCACCCTTCAGTCTTTCTCCTTCAACTGCTCTTCATACATACCAACCCTGGAGTTGCTCCATGTACAGCCACCCACCACCTTCTTTAACCCACCTAGCCTGACCAGGTGGCAGGGGACTTATGTGGGCAAG ATGACCTTGAGCAGCTCAGCCCGGCTGGATGCCCTGACAGTGAACCACTATGAGCTGCAGCTGAGGTTCACATGTGGCAACCATGTGACAGAGGGTCGGCTTTCTGTGGATGTTCAGCGGGACCCTAATCGTGACCAGTGTTCTGGTCGATTTGCCAGCCCAG CTGGGGAAATTATTCAGGTTCGAGAAACTGTCACACCTGGGACCCCGCTGTACACTCTGCTGCTCCCAGGCCAGGGAGCCCAG ATGAACATCACTAGTGCCCAGGACCCCCCGTACTTCCCCGGACCTTTCTCCATCGATGGGCAGGGTCAGCTGTGGGCGCCATCCCAGGGACTCAAAGGCCAGGCTCAGAAG GTCTTCCAGCTTCAGATCCTAGTGACCTTTGGACAAGGCCGAAGCTGCCGTGGGATGCTGATGGTGAAAGTTTTGCCTGTTCCCTCCAGCCAGGTCTCTTTCCC GCAGCAAGCCCAGAACATCACCATTCCCGAAAACCTGGTTCCCGGAAGTAAGGTGGCTCAAGTCCACGCCCAGGGCTTCGACGTGCGCTACGAAATTGTCTCCCCGGTGCCCTGCCGGCTCTTCTCCATAGGACGTG TCGACAGCGTGGTCCGAACCACCGCGCCCCTGGAGCTGGCGCAAGCCCCGGACGCCGCGGTCACTAGGCTGCGGGTGAAGGCTTTCGAGCAGCTCCGGCCGTGGGACAGCGCCGAGCTTGATTTCCGGGTGGACGTGCAGTCGGTCAACCGCTGGCCCCCGCGCTGCCTCCCAGCGCTGCTGGT GACTCAGATCCCCGAGACCACGCTTGTGGGCACCGTCGTGAATACCTTCACTTGCACTGACCCAGACTCTCCTGGCTCCACCCTGGACTACCAACTACTGTTCCACAGCCCTGCCAGCGCTTCCAGCCTCTGCCTGCGAGACAGAGTCCTGGAG GTGAATGACACACTGGACTGTGACGTTCCTGGCACCTGCTTGCAGCATACAGCCTCCATCCTGGTGCTTGACAGTGGTCAGCCTCTGATGGCCA CTAAGGTGCCTGTGCTGGTGATGGTGACACCTGTCAACGAGTTCTCCCCAACCTGTGTCTCACGGACATTCCGGGTTCGTGAGGATGCAAGGCCCCACACCCTGCTGGGCTCTGTGGTGGGCACAGACCTGGATTACCCACACAACAGCATTGAGTACTCCACCTCTGGCGGGTCCGCCCCCTTTGCTGTGGACCGTCTCAATG GGGAGGTTCGCCTCCTGGGGCCTTTGGACTATGAGCTGCAGAAGTCGTACAGGCTCACTGTCCTGCTGACTGACCACAGCCAAGACCAGGACCCCACCTGCCACCGTTCAGGCTCCTGCACCATCACCATTGAGGTTGAG CAGGATGTGAACGACCATGCCCCCGAGTGTGAGCCCCCATTTCAGGAACTCACCGTCTACGCTCACCTGGGCCGTAGTTTGGAGGTGACCACAGTGTCGTGTCGGGTGGCCCAGGAGCCCCAGCGCCTGGCTTTCTCCTACAGAATTGTGGGAG GGAATAGTCAGAGCCGATTCAGCCTGCAAGGAGCTGTCCTAGTGCACAACGACCTCCTGTTGGGCTCCCCCTGGCCAGAGCAGCCCCATACATATGAGCTATTGATCTGTGTGGCCGATGcaggcccctctgccccccaCCTCAGCACCACGGCCACTGTCATTGTGCATATAGTGCCCTGGAGGGCCAGCACAGGGGCTACCAGCACCCACAGAACCACA GTGCCTTCAAGGATGACACCCCTGCTTGTGACAGACACGGAGGTTTTCTGGCAGCCAGAGCCCTGGTTCGTGGTGGTGCTGACAGTGACcggtgcccttctcctcctgggttTGGGCTGGTTCCTCAGCTGGCTCCTGCGGCG GTTGACCCAGGTGCTACAGACATCAAGCAAACCCACCCAGGCTCTACTGCTAAACAG TATCCAGGGAACTAAGGGATCCATTGAAGGGTTCGTGGAGGCCCCGAGGATGGAGACACCCCAGGCACCCAGCAGTGTCATGAGCCTG
- the CDHR4 gene encoding cadherin-related family member 4 isoform X4 → MVLLRPLVLLLALLVSDLYCLSWFIDVSESQGPGATLQSFSFNCSSYIPTLELLHVQPPTTFFNPPSLTRWQGTYVGKMTLSSSARLDALTVNHYELQLRFTCGNHVTEGRLSVDVQRDPNRDQCSGRFASPAGEIIQVRETVTPGTPLYTLLLPGQGAQMNITSAQDPPYFPGPFSIDGQGQLWAPSQGLKGQAQKVFQLQILVTFGQGRSCRGMLMVKVLPVPSSQVSFPQQAQNITIPENLVPGSKVAQVHAQGFDVRYEIVSPVPCRLFSIGRVDSVVRTTAPLELAQAPDAAVTRLRVKAFEQLRPWDSAELDFRVDVQSVNRWPPRCLPALLVTQIPETTLVGTVVNTFTCTDPDSPGSTLDYQLLFHSPASASSLCLRDRVLEVNDTLDCDVPGTCLQHTASILVLDSGQPLMATKVPVLVMVTPVNEFSPTCVSRTFRVREDARPHTLLGSVVGTDLDYPHNSIEYSTSGGSAPFAVDRLNGEVRLLGPLDYELQKSYRLTVLLTDHSQDQDPTCHRSGSCTITIEVEQDVNDHAPECEPPFQELTVYAHLGRSLEVTTVSCRVAQEPQRLAFSYRIVGGNSQSRFSLQGAVLVHNDLLLGSPWPEQPHTYELLICVADAGPSAPHLSTTATVIVHIVPWRASTGATSTHRTTVPSRMTPLLVTDTEVFWQPEPWFVVVLTVTGALLLLGLGWFLSWLLRRLTQVLQTSSKPTQALLLNSIQGTKGSIEGFVEAPRMETPQAPSSVMSLHHFDGRAQDSRTGRDYLFNTHTGARRWL, encoded by the exons ATGGTGCTGCTCAGGCCCCTCGTGCTGCTTCTTGCTCTGCTTGTCTCTG ACCTCTACTGCCTGTCCTGGTTCATAGATGTCTCTGAGAGCCAGGGACCTGGAGCCACCCTTCAGTCTTTCTCCTTCAACTGCTCTTCATACATACCAACCCTGGAGTTGCTCCATGTACAGCCACCCACCACCTTCTTTAACCCACCTAGCCTGACCAGGTGGCAGGGGACTTATGTGGGCAAG ATGACCTTGAGCAGCTCAGCCCGGCTGGATGCCCTGACAGTGAACCACTATGAGCTGCAGCTGAGGTTCACATGTGGCAACCATGTGACAGAGGGTCGGCTTTCTGTGGATGTTCAGCGGGACCCTAATCGTGACCAGTGTTCTGGTCGATTTGCCAGCCCAG CTGGGGAAATTATTCAGGTTCGAGAAACTGTCACACCTGGGACCCCGCTGTACACTCTGCTGCTCCCAGGCCAGGGAGCCCAG ATGAACATCACTAGTGCCCAGGACCCCCCGTACTTCCCCGGACCTTTCTCCATCGATGGGCAGGGTCAGCTGTGGGCGCCATCCCAGGGACTCAAAGGCCAGGCTCAGAAG GTCTTCCAGCTTCAGATCCTAGTGACCTTTGGACAAGGCCGAAGCTGCCGTGGGATGCTGATGGTGAAAGTTTTGCCTGTTCCCTCCAGCCAGGTCTCTTTCCC GCAGCAAGCCCAGAACATCACCATTCCCGAAAACCTGGTTCCCGGAAGTAAGGTGGCTCAAGTCCACGCCCAGGGCTTCGACGTGCGCTACGAAATTGTCTCCCCGGTGCCCTGCCGGCTCTTCTCCATAGGACGTG TCGACAGCGTGGTCCGAACCACCGCGCCCCTGGAGCTGGCGCAAGCCCCGGACGCCGCGGTCACTAGGCTGCGGGTGAAGGCTTTCGAGCAGCTCCGGCCGTGGGACAGCGCCGAGCTTGATTTCCGGGTGGACGTGCAGTCGGTCAACCGCTGGCCCCCGCGCTGCCTCCCAGCGCTGCTGGT GACTCAGATCCCCGAGACCACGCTTGTGGGCACCGTCGTGAATACCTTCACTTGCACTGACCCAGACTCTCCTGGCTCCACCCTGGACTACCAACTACTGTTCCACAGCCCTGCCAGCGCTTCCAGCCTCTGCCTGCGAGACAGAGTCCTGGAG GTGAATGACACACTGGACTGTGACGTTCCTGGCACCTGCTTGCAGCATACAGCCTCCATCCTGGTGCTTGACAGTGGTCAGCCTCTGATGGCCA CTAAGGTGCCTGTGCTGGTGATGGTGACACCTGTCAACGAGTTCTCCCCAACCTGTGTCTCACGGACATTCCGGGTTCGTGAGGATGCAAGGCCCCACACCCTGCTGGGCTCTGTGGTGGGCACAGACCTGGATTACCCACACAACAGCATTGAGTACTCCACCTCTGGCGGGTCCGCCCCCTTTGCTGTGGACCGTCTCAATG GGGAGGTTCGCCTCCTGGGGCCTTTGGACTATGAGCTGCAGAAGTCGTACAGGCTCACTGTCCTGCTGACTGACCACAGCCAAGACCAGGACCCCACCTGCCACCGTTCAGGCTCCTGCACCATCACCATTGAGGTTGAG CAGGATGTGAACGACCATGCCCCCGAGTGTGAGCCCCCATTTCAGGAACTCACCGTCTACGCTCACCTGGGCCGTAGTTTGGAGGTGACCACAGTGTCGTGTCGGGTGGCCCAGGAGCCCCAGCGCCTGGCTTTCTCCTACAGAATTGTGGGAG GGAATAGTCAGAGCCGATTCAGCCTGCAAGGAGCTGTCCTAGTGCACAACGACCTCCTGTTGGGCTCCCCCTGGCCAGAGCAGCCCCATACATATGAGCTATTGATCTGTGTGGCCGATGcaggcccctctgccccccaCCTCAGCACCACGGCCACTGTCATTGTGCATATAGTGCCCTGGAGGGCCAGCACAGGGGCTACCAGCACCCACAGAACCACA GTGCCTTCAAGGATGACACCCCTGCTTGTGACAGACACGGAGGTTTTCTGGCAGCCAGAGCCCTGGTTCGTGGTGGTGCTGACAGTGACcggtgcccttctcctcctgggttTGGGCTGGTTCCTCAGCTGGCTCCTGCGGCG GTTGACCCAGGTGCTACAGACATCAAGCAAACCCACCCAGGCTCTACTGCTAAACAG TATCCAGGGAACTAAGGGATCCATTGAAGGGTTCGTGGAGGCCCCGAGGATGGAGACACCCCAGGCACCCAGCAGTGTCATGAGCCTG
- the CDHR4 gene encoding cadherin-related family member 4 isoform X6: protein MVLLRPLVLLLALLVSDLYCLSWFIDVSESQGPGATLQSFSFNCSSYIPTLELLHVQPPTTFFNPPSLTRWQGTYVGKMTLSSSARLDALTVNHYELQLRFTCGNHVTEGRLSVDVQRDPNRDQCSGRFASPAGEIIQVRETVTPGTPLYTLLLPGQGAQMNITSAQDPPYFPGPFSIDGQGQLWAPSQGLKGQAQKVFQLQILVTFGQGRSCRGMLMVKVLPVPSSQVSFPQQAQNITIPENLVPGSKVAQVHAQGFDVRYEIVSPVPCRLFSIGRVDSVVRTTAPLELAQAPDAAVTRLRVKAFEQLRPWDSAELDFRVDVQSVNRWPPRCLPALLVTQIPETTLVGTVVNTFTCTDPDSPGSTLDYQLLFHSPASASSLCLRDRVLEVNDTLDCDVPGTCLQHTASILVLDSGQPLMATKVPVLVMVTPVNEFSPTCVSRTFRVREDARPHTLLGSVVGTDLDYPHNSIEYSTSGGSAPFAVDRLNGEVRLLGPLDYELQKSYRLTVLLTDHSQDQDPTCHRSGSCTITIEVEVPSRMTPLLVTDTEVFWQPEPWFVVVLTVTGALLLLGLGWFLSWLLRRLTQVLQTSSKPTQALLLNSIQGTKGSIEGFVEAPRMETPQAPSSVMSLHHFDGRAQDSREFPFFQTILHLGPLSLQTSSQYLCLPPDIHYLLFP, encoded by the exons ATGGTGCTGCTCAGGCCCCTCGTGCTGCTTCTTGCTCTGCTTGTCTCTG ACCTCTACTGCCTGTCCTGGTTCATAGATGTCTCTGAGAGCCAGGGACCTGGAGCCACCCTTCAGTCTTTCTCCTTCAACTGCTCTTCATACATACCAACCCTGGAGTTGCTCCATGTACAGCCACCCACCACCTTCTTTAACCCACCTAGCCTGACCAGGTGGCAGGGGACTTATGTGGGCAAG ATGACCTTGAGCAGCTCAGCCCGGCTGGATGCCCTGACAGTGAACCACTATGAGCTGCAGCTGAGGTTCACATGTGGCAACCATGTGACAGAGGGTCGGCTTTCTGTGGATGTTCAGCGGGACCCTAATCGTGACCAGTGTTCTGGTCGATTTGCCAGCCCAG CTGGGGAAATTATTCAGGTTCGAGAAACTGTCACACCTGGGACCCCGCTGTACACTCTGCTGCTCCCAGGCCAGGGAGCCCAG ATGAACATCACTAGTGCCCAGGACCCCCCGTACTTCCCCGGACCTTTCTCCATCGATGGGCAGGGTCAGCTGTGGGCGCCATCCCAGGGACTCAAAGGCCAGGCTCAGAAG GTCTTCCAGCTTCAGATCCTAGTGACCTTTGGACAAGGCCGAAGCTGCCGTGGGATGCTGATGGTGAAAGTTTTGCCTGTTCCCTCCAGCCAGGTCTCTTTCCC GCAGCAAGCCCAGAACATCACCATTCCCGAAAACCTGGTTCCCGGAAGTAAGGTGGCTCAAGTCCACGCCCAGGGCTTCGACGTGCGCTACGAAATTGTCTCCCCGGTGCCCTGCCGGCTCTTCTCCATAGGACGTG TCGACAGCGTGGTCCGAACCACCGCGCCCCTGGAGCTGGCGCAAGCCCCGGACGCCGCGGTCACTAGGCTGCGGGTGAAGGCTTTCGAGCAGCTCCGGCCGTGGGACAGCGCCGAGCTTGATTTCCGGGTGGACGTGCAGTCGGTCAACCGCTGGCCCCCGCGCTGCCTCCCAGCGCTGCTGGT GACTCAGATCCCCGAGACCACGCTTGTGGGCACCGTCGTGAATACCTTCACTTGCACTGACCCAGACTCTCCTGGCTCCACCCTGGACTACCAACTACTGTTCCACAGCCCTGCCAGCGCTTCCAGCCTCTGCCTGCGAGACAGAGTCCTGGAG GTGAATGACACACTGGACTGTGACGTTCCTGGCACCTGCTTGCAGCATACAGCCTCCATCCTGGTGCTTGACAGTGGTCAGCCTCTGATGGCCA CTAAGGTGCCTGTGCTGGTGATGGTGACACCTGTCAACGAGTTCTCCCCAACCTGTGTCTCACGGACATTCCGGGTTCGTGAGGATGCAAGGCCCCACACCCTGCTGGGCTCTGTGGTGGGCACAGACCTGGATTACCCACACAACAGCATTGAGTACTCCACCTCTGGCGGGTCCGCCCCCTTTGCTGTGGACCGTCTCAATG GGGAGGTTCGCCTCCTGGGGCCTTTGGACTATGAGCTGCAGAAGTCGTACAGGCTCACTGTCCTGCTGACTGACCACAGCCAAGACCAGGACCCCACCTGCCACCGTTCAGGCTCCTGCACCATCACCATTGAGGTTGAG GTGCCTTCAAGGATGACACCCCTGCTTGTGACAGACACGGAGGTTTTCTGGCAGCCAGAGCCCTGGTTCGTGGTGGTGCTGACAGTGACcggtgcccttctcctcctgggttTGGGCTGGTTCCTCAGCTGGCTCCTGCGGCG GTTGACCCAGGTGCTACAGACATCAAGCAAACCCACCCAGGCTCTACTGCTAAACAG TATCCAGGGAACTAAGGGATCCATTGAAGGGTTCGTGGAGGCCCCGAGGATGGAGACACCCCAGGCACCCAGCAGTGTCATGAGCCTG
- the CDHR4 gene encoding cadherin-related family member 4 isoform X2 → MVLLRPLVLLLALLVSDLYCLSWFIDVSESQGPGATLQSFSFNCSSYIPTLELLHVQPPTTFFNPPSLTRWQGTYVGKMTLSSSARLDALTVNHYELQLRFTCGNHVTEGRLSVDVQRDPNRDQCSGRFASPAGEIIQVRETVTPGTPLYTLLLPGQGAQMNITSAQDPPYFPGPFSIDGQGQLWAPSQGLKGQAQKVFQLQILVTFGQGRSCRGMLMVKVLPVPSSQVSFPQQAQNITIPENLVPGSKVAQVHAQGFDVRYEIVSPVPCRLFSIGRVDSVVRTTAPLELAQAPDAAVTRLRVKAFEQLRPWDSAELDFRVDVQSVNRWPPRCLPALLVTQIPETTLVGTVVNTFTCTDPDSPGSTLDYQLLFHSPASASSLCLRDRVLEVNDTLDCDVPGTCLQHTASILVLDSGQPLMATKVPVLVMVTPVNEFSPTCVSRTFRVREDARPHTLLGSVVGTDLDYPHNSIEYSTSGGSAPFAVDRLNGEVRLLGPLDYELQKSYRLTVLLTDHSQDQDPTCHRSGSCTITIEVEDVNDHAPECEPPFQELTVYAHLGRSLEVTTVSCRVAQEPQRLAFSYRIVGGNSQSRFSLQGAVLVHNDLLLGSPWPEQPHTYELLICVADAGPSAPHLSTTATVIVHIVPWRASTGATSTHRTTVPSRMTPLLVTDTEVFWQPEPWFVVVLTVTGALLLLGLGWFLSWLLRRLTQVLQTSSKPTQALLLNSIQGTKGSIEGFVEAPRMETPQAPSSVMSLHHFDGRAQDSREFPFFQTILHLGPLSLQTSSQYLCLPPDIHYLLFP, encoded by the exons ATGGTGCTGCTCAGGCCCCTCGTGCTGCTTCTTGCTCTGCTTGTCTCTG ACCTCTACTGCCTGTCCTGGTTCATAGATGTCTCTGAGAGCCAGGGACCTGGAGCCACCCTTCAGTCTTTCTCCTTCAACTGCTCTTCATACATACCAACCCTGGAGTTGCTCCATGTACAGCCACCCACCACCTTCTTTAACCCACCTAGCCTGACCAGGTGGCAGGGGACTTATGTGGGCAAG ATGACCTTGAGCAGCTCAGCCCGGCTGGATGCCCTGACAGTGAACCACTATGAGCTGCAGCTGAGGTTCACATGTGGCAACCATGTGACAGAGGGTCGGCTTTCTGTGGATGTTCAGCGGGACCCTAATCGTGACCAGTGTTCTGGTCGATTTGCCAGCCCAG CTGGGGAAATTATTCAGGTTCGAGAAACTGTCACACCTGGGACCCCGCTGTACACTCTGCTGCTCCCAGGCCAGGGAGCCCAG ATGAACATCACTAGTGCCCAGGACCCCCCGTACTTCCCCGGACCTTTCTCCATCGATGGGCAGGGTCAGCTGTGGGCGCCATCCCAGGGACTCAAAGGCCAGGCTCAGAAG GTCTTCCAGCTTCAGATCCTAGTGACCTTTGGACAAGGCCGAAGCTGCCGTGGGATGCTGATGGTGAAAGTTTTGCCTGTTCCCTCCAGCCAGGTCTCTTTCCC GCAGCAAGCCCAGAACATCACCATTCCCGAAAACCTGGTTCCCGGAAGTAAGGTGGCTCAAGTCCACGCCCAGGGCTTCGACGTGCGCTACGAAATTGTCTCCCCGGTGCCCTGCCGGCTCTTCTCCATAGGACGTG TCGACAGCGTGGTCCGAACCACCGCGCCCCTGGAGCTGGCGCAAGCCCCGGACGCCGCGGTCACTAGGCTGCGGGTGAAGGCTTTCGAGCAGCTCCGGCCGTGGGACAGCGCCGAGCTTGATTTCCGGGTGGACGTGCAGTCGGTCAACCGCTGGCCCCCGCGCTGCCTCCCAGCGCTGCTGGT GACTCAGATCCCCGAGACCACGCTTGTGGGCACCGTCGTGAATACCTTCACTTGCACTGACCCAGACTCTCCTGGCTCCACCCTGGACTACCAACTACTGTTCCACAGCCCTGCCAGCGCTTCCAGCCTCTGCCTGCGAGACAGAGTCCTGGAG GTGAATGACACACTGGACTGTGACGTTCCTGGCACCTGCTTGCAGCATACAGCCTCCATCCTGGTGCTTGACAGTGGTCAGCCTCTGATGGCCA CTAAGGTGCCTGTGCTGGTGATGGTGACACCTGTCAACGAGTTCTCCCCAACCTGTGTCTCACGGACATTCCGGGTTCGTGAGGATGCAAGGCCCCACACCCTGCTGGGCTCTGTGGTGGGCACAGACCTGGATTACCCACACAACAGCATTGAGTACTCCACCTCTGGCGGGTCCGCCCCCTTTGCTGTGGACCGTCTCAATG GGGAGGTTCGCCTCCTGGGGCCTTTGGACTATGAGCTGCAGAAGTCGTACAGGCTCACTGTCCTGCTGACTGACCACAGCCAAGACCAGGACCCCACCTGCCACCGTTCAGGCTCCTGCACCATCACCATTGAGGTTGAG GATGTGAACGACCATGCCCCCGAGTGTGAGCCCCCATTTCAGGAACTCACCGTCTACGCTCACCTGGGCCGTAGTTTGGAGGTGACCACAGTGTCGTGTCGGGTGGCCCAGGAGCCCCAGCGCCTGGCTTTCTCCTACAGAATTGTGGGAG GGAATAGTCAGAGCCGATTCAGCCTGCAAGGAGCTGTCCTAGTGCACAACGACCTCCTGTTGGGCTCCCCCTGGCCAGAGCAGCCCCATACATATGAGCTATTGATCTGTGTGGCCGATGcaggcccctctgccccccaCCTCAGCACCACGGCCACTGTCATTGTGCATATAGTGCCCTGGAGGGCCAGCACAGGGGCTACCAGCACCCACAGAACCACA GTGCCTTCAAGGATGACACCCCTGCTTGTGACAGACACGGAGGTTTTCTGGCAGCCAGAGCCCTGGTTCGTGGTGGTGCTGACAGTGACcggtgcccttctcctcctgggttTGGGCTGGTTCCTCAGCTGGCTCCTGCGGCG GTTGACCCAGGTGCTACAGACATCAAGCAAACCCACCCAGGCTCTACTGCTAAACAG TATCCAGGGAACTAAGGGATCCATTGAAGGGTTCGTGGAGGCCCCGAGGATGGAGACACCCCAGGCACCCAGCAGTGTCATGAGCCTG